In Brassica napus cultivar Da-Ae chromosome C2, Da-Ae, whole genome shotgun sequence, the sequence GCTCTGATACTGAGGCTAGTAGTAGGCGCCAAACCAAAGTATTGTCGCAGGTTGCCATAGGGACTCCAATTATCTGACCAGAACCGACAATTCTTCCCACTGCCAGGTACAATTTTGATCCAATTATAGACATAATCTCTTACTCTTAGGATTTTTTTGGTGGATGAGGAATGAGTTTGCTTTTCTCTTAGTGTCCACAGGTTGCTCAGATCACCTGAGAGAACATTTTGAATGAACCAGGCCACCCAAATGGAACCCGCTCTGAAGAATAGTACCCACAACAGCTTGATGGAGCAAGCTTTATTCCACCACACCAAGTTCCTGATCCCAAGCCCTCCTTCATCTTTTGACAGTATAACCGTTTCCCAAGATACTCTTGCAGAGTGAGAGCCTTCCGATGATCCTTTTCAAAGGTAAGCCCCACACAGAGAATTTATGATTTCTATGCACTTCTTAGGGATTGTGAATGTTGAGCACCAGAACAGCTGGTTTTAAACTGAAACACTACAAAATCGCCATGCAAACAAGATAATCCGCAACCGGAAAACAAAATTCGATCTAAACGATCGAAAGATAACTATTTTACATCAAAGTTTCTTATCTCATCTCCTCTCCTCTGtgaaagatagagagagagagaacagaggagagagagataaaacTTTTAACACTACAAAGTtccataccaaaaaaaaaaaaaatcttcaaaaccAAATCTTAAAACGAATTATTGGGCCAAAATAATAAACTATTGGGCCAAATTTTTTATTGGGCCACAAAGGGTCGAGAAAAGCAGCGGAAACCCTAGGCATATATCAATCGCCTCCTCTCCGGCTCATCTCTCTCACAAGCCTCTCCTTCCCCTCCAAGGTCAGAGTCCGTTTCTTTGTTACGATTGTCGTCGATGGTTTAATTGTTGTATTGAATCTGCATAGTTTTAGCTGTTAGATGTTTATATGATCAGTAGTACTGTTTCCTTATGGTCtttgttgttattttatttttattttcttggtaaTCGATCTGTCTCGTTTCTTTAGATCTGATCGTAGAAACGTTTAATGATGATAGGATCCGTATAAATACTATTTGATTGTGAGCTGTTACTTGTCTGTTTGCTCAAGTTTTCAGAAGATTATTTTGgtattaaaatgtttttgaatCGTTTCATAATCAGTTGCCTAATTTATTCTTAATATTGTTTCTGTGATTGCAGAGATATCGTAGGGTATCTACAAATCAGAGTTTGTCAAAATGGTAAGCCATACTTGTTAATATCTTTACTTTTGTCTTCTTGTTGTTgattctaactttttttttttttttcctttaaattaACTTGTAGGTGAAGTTTACGGCCGATGAGCTTCGTAGGATTATGGATTACAAACACAACATCCGTAACATGTCCGTTATTGCCCATGTCGACCATGGTACTTActgtcttttttatttatttttttttttcagacttcaaattatttttactagGGTTACTCAGGTTCTCTTTTCTCTTATGCTTTTTGTGATTGACGACAGGTAAATCCACCCTGACTGACTCCTTGGTTGCTGCTGCTGGTATCATTGCGCAAGAAGTTGCTGGTGATGTCCGTATGACTGATACTCGTGCTGACGAGGCTGAACGTGGTATCACCATCAAGTCCAcgggtatctctctctactaCGAGATGACCGATGCTTCCTTGAAGAGCTTCACTGGCGCCAGAGATGGGAACGAGTACCTTATCAACCTCATCGACTCTCCTGGCCACGTTGACTTCTCCTCTGAGGTCACTGCTGCGCTCCGTATTACCGATGGTGCCCTTGTGGTGGTTGACTGTATTGAGGGTGTCTGTGTTCAGACTGAGACTGTGCTGCGTCAGGCTCTTGGTGAGAGGATTAGGCCCGTGCTGACTGTGAACAAGATGGACAGGTGTTTCCTTGAGCTTCAGGTTGATGGTGAGGAGGCTTACCAGACGTTCCAGAGGGTCATTGAGAACGCTAATGTCATCATGGCAACGTATGAGGATCCTCTCCTTGGTGATGTTCAGGTCTACCCTGAGAAAGGAACCGTCGCCTTCTCTGCTGGTCTCCATGGCTGGGCTTTCACCCTGACCAACTTTGCGAAGATGTATGCTTCCAAGTTCGGTGTTGACGAGACTAAGATGATGGAGAGGCTGTGGGGTGAGAATTTCTTTGACCCTGCCACCAGGAAATGGAGCGGCAAGAACACTGGGTCGGCTACTTGCAAGCGTGGGTTTGTGCAGTTCTGTTATGAGCCCATCAAGCAGATCATTGCCACTTGCATGAATGACCAGAAGGACAAGCTGTGGCCTATGTTGCAGAAGCTTGGTGTCCAGATGAAGTCTGATGAGAAGGAGCTCATGGGTAAACCTTTGATGAAGCGTGTCATGCAGACTTGGCTCCCTGCAAGTACCGCATTGCTTGAGATGATGATCTTTCACCTTCCGTCGCCCCACACTGCACAGAGGTACCGTGTTGAGAACCTGTATGAAGGTCCTCTCGATGATCAGTACGCCACCGCCATCAGAAACTGTGATCCTAATGGCCCTCTCATGCTCTATGTTTCTAAGATGATTCCTGCCTCAGACAAGgggaggttctttgcttttggTCGTGTCTTCTCTGGAAAGGTGTCCACTGGTATGAAAGTCAGGATCATGGGTCCCAACTTTGTTCCTGGTGAGAAGAAAGACCTTTACGTCAAGAGTGTTCAGAGGACTGTCATCTGGATGGGTAAGAGGCAAGAGACTGTTGAGGATGTTCCCTGTGGTAACACCGTTGCTATGGTTGGTCTTGATCAGTTCATCACCAAGAATGCCACGCTGACGAATGAGAAAGAAGTTGATGCTCATCCTATCCGTGCGATGAAGTTCTCCGTGTCCCCTGTTGTACGTGTTGCTGTTCAGTGCAAGGTCGCTTCTGATCTTCCCAAGCTTGTTGAGGGACTTAAGAGGCTGGCCAAGTCTGATCCTATGGTTGTCTGCACAATGGAGGAGTCAGGTGAGCACATTGTTGCTGGTGCTGGAGAACTCCATCTTGAGATTTGCTTGAAGGATCTTCAGGATGATTTCATGGGTGGTGCTGAGATTGTCAAGTCAGACCCTGTCGTCTCGTTCCGTGAGACTGTTTTGGAGCGGTCTGTGCGCACCGTGATGAGCAAATCACCAAACAAGCATAACCGTCTGTACATGGAGGCTAGGCCTTTGGAGGATGGTCTTGCGGAGGCTATTGATGAAGGCCGTATTGGTCCAAGAGATGATCCCAAGATACGTTCCAAGATCTTGGCAGAGGAGTTTGGTTGGGACAAGGATCTTGCAAAGAAGATATGGGCGTTTGGACCTGAAACCACAGGGCCCAACATGGTTGTTGACATGTGTAAGGGAGTTCAATACCTGAATGAAATCAAGGATTCTGTTGTTGCTGGGTTCCAGTGGGCTTCCAAGGAAGGTCCTCTTTGTGATGAGAACATGAGAGGGATCTGCTTTGAGGTTTGCGACGTGGTGCTCCACTCTGATGCTATCCACAGAGGTGGTGGTCAGGTTATCCCGACGGCGAGGAGGGTTATCTACGCCTCGCAGATCACCGCCAAGCCCAGGCTGTTGGAGCCGGTTTACATGGTGGAGATCCAAGCACCAGAAGGAGCTCTGGGAGGAATCTACAGCGTGCTGAATCAGAAGCGTGGACACGTGTTTGAGGAGATGCAGAGGCCAGGAACACCGCTGTACAACATCAAGGCGTACCTGCCAGTCGTTGAGTCATTTGGATTCTCAAGTCAGCTTAGAGCGGCAACCTCAGGACAGGCCTTCCCTCAGTGTGTGTTTGATCATTGGGAGATGATGTCGTCTGACCCATTGGAGGCAGGATCGCAGGCTTCAACGCTGGTGACTGACATCAGGAAGAGGAAGGGTATGAAGGAACAGATGACTCCATTGTCTGATTTCGAAGACAAGCTGTGAGCAGCAAGCAGCAAGCAGCAAGCAGCAGCCAACAAGGCTCACTATGGTCACCCTTTTTCTCTCGATCTCTACTGCATTTTGTTTACTGTTTACTCTGTTTTGGTGGTTATGATGATGATATGACTTTTATCTGCGGCCACATCCGCttgaatgttttgtttttttttaagttgagaACTGGTTTATCTTTGTGTTTACTCTTTGCGCACTCTCTTATTATCCTGTTTGCATTGGAACGTTGTTATAATTCGAGCTTGTTACCAACAATGACATTTAGATATTAGGCCAGAAACAACCGAGAGTTTGTTCTCAGACAGGTCTAGTGACTCAAGCCAAGTGACGTTAGTGAAAGACATGCTGATTGATGTCCTGTGAATGAGTTTTGTTTGATAAGTTGAGAGCAATCAACGTCTAAATAAATCCTGGAATCTCTCCTGGGAGGTTGTTTCTGCAAGAAGAAAACCTTTTTTTATTGATGTTTCAACTTTGTTTATATAACCAAGGGACAAAAACCTAGAAAGAAGCTTGACCTGTCTCAAGCGCACGTGCGAGAGGACAACCATGATCATCAGGTTGAGATATCAGAGCATGGACGGACCCCTGTTTCGAACGGATAGTATGGACTTTCAAATTTTAGCAAAGCCTTGTGCCACAAGAAATTTTTAGTTCATTGCTTCTGTCGTGATCCAAACTTAGAAATAGTAGTAGGTGGAGCAATTCATGGGCGATCTTGGACGGGCTCCCTTTGATTCTGTTGTTGGAAATCAAGAATCTAAGTACTCTTAACACATTTAAAGGTCTTGGAGAATACGCTGATGTTATACATCCTACAAGAGCAAGGTCTTCATGTTCTTTGGAAAGTCATCAGTGTCTGGATTTAGACTCGCTCCTCTTCAGACTTGTGACATTGTTGCCTTCAACAAGATCTGAGTTTCCCAAATTTGTGTATCATTtagtttaaatttcaactttccACCAAATctcaaatataaatcaaatttactaTACTAGataaaatatagatttgttttatgaaaatatcaaaattggTTAAAACATATATGTTAACAACATCAAGATGATAAAACTTTTTAACTTAAAAGAAACATAGAGATACAGTTAATAAGACAGATTTGGGAATCCTTGGTCTTGCACTAAAAGATTCAATATCAGAATCAAATCATCCGCCTTAAGACTTGGAACAGAATCATCATCAGATTCACCCAAGGACTCTGCCTTCTTACCAATTCCTCTGCTTCCTCCAGCAAACTATCCTTAGCCGCTAAACCCTTTCCCTCTCGAGTCTCACTCACTACTTGTCTATTACCTTCTTCAGAAACCATAACATCTCTGTCTGAAGCATGTGCTAGAGATAAGTTAAACCACGGAGTCTAACTTCATACTGAACTATCAACAGTAATAAGTTAGTTAAAAGAAGCTTACGATGGTGAGAAGAGTTTCTTTCTAGTGCCTCAAGAGCTGCTATCTTCAACGAGTGATTGTGAGGGACTCCCACTTCAACAGCAGAGTTCTCTGCCTCGGCTCAGGAATTAAACGAATGCTTCCTTTTTTTTACCGCATCAAGTCCTTCTAGATCCACAGAGGCATTAGACACAACTTCATTTGCCAGTTCCATTGCCATTCCTGGTCAGATAGATGCACAAAGGAACTTTATTTTCATCACCTTAAGCTGAGAAATGAAAATATGCAAGCAAAGGGAAGATCTTCTGAAATTACCTACACCCATGGATTTGAGCAAGGTTTTGATGATTGAGTAGAGTTTTATCCTCAGTTCCGGCAGAAGTAACTACTAACAGATGTAGCATATGGTAAAAGTTGGCTGCAAAATGAATCAACACAATCCATTAATTGCAAACAAAAGTCAGCAGTAAAACTGCTTTCAACCAAGACATAAAACTACCAAAGGATTCAGTTGAAACCTAATCTTTAATgggcacatatatatatagtcaatggAGGTTAATGAGAATGAAAAAGAAGAGACCAGTTTACCTGCGTATGCACTTTATAGTTCCAGAGCAGAAGAATGCAAAGTAGGGAGAGCTCTGCACAACCCAATTCTTGTTGGATCCCCCTGTCATGAAAGGTGACATGGATCGTGGTAGAGAGCCGTTCACCGCTCAACGAGTGAGGGATAATAATGAGGCAACTGGAACATTAAGCTGAAGGTTGAGAGACGGAAAGAATATCAGCATCTTTCAGAAGCAAATTGTATGTTTTGGATTACATAGTAGCACACATCAAGAGAGAAGTAAGCTCACACTACCTTGGATTTTTAGGAGCTAGTTAGCATCGTTGAGCTGCAGAACATAACTCTGGATACGATCAACTGTTCAGAGTTCCACGATGCGTCATCCAAAGCCCCATCTTGACCTCCAAACTACAAAACAGCTCCTATGGTTGGTTAACTAGGCCCATAaacgttaaaagttaaaacgtTGTTATGTAAACAGAAAGGACTAAAAGTTCGGTCCTGATGAGTCATACATATGAAACGAAACATTGGGGACACAACACAGTCTTGTCTCTTTTGGAACTGATAAGAGAAAAATGTTAGGGGTTTTGTGGATTCTGTGATTTCTTTCAAAAGCATTAATCATTTTGCCAACATAGACCTTATTCTGTGTTACAGTCTAAAGTAAATAGCTTGTGGGCTGCATTGCATGAAAGGGATGAAGCCCAAAGTTACAAGGGTTTTGTTGTATAATAATGCACATTTGGTGGTGGCCACTTAAAACCTACATTTGGCAACCAGACATTCATGACCATATATAATTGAGATGTTCTATAAATTTTTTACACTTTTGAGACACAGTTCACTTGTGACACACTTTGTTGTATATAAAAGTCTTCCATGCCCTCTAACTAGAAACCAAGTCACTCTTCTCAATCGTGACCAAACTGAACAAAACAATGAGTATCTCATATTAAACTTCTTGCTTTACCAAATCACAAACAAACCCTTATCCAACATTGAGAAATTCTAGGCATCTCTCTCAATTTCAAAACCTCTTTCCAAAATCCATTAACCCTAATCTCTCTTCTCTGCTGTTTTGTCGGGGAAAACCTCTCCTTCTCTGTTTGTGCATCCACGCAACCGATAAGTGGCAGTGAAGAAGGAACTCAATCTCGTGCCTTCAAGTCCGGAGCTTTCGCTTGCTCGACATATGTACTCCCTTGAATGTGAAGCCGCAGTGAATGAGCAGGTCAATTCTGGTTCTTTTTAACCTTTTTTGTGTTGTAAGTCTCATGCATCTGAGTTTTTTTGTTGACGGGTTCTTTTGCTGCAAGTTGAATACAATGTCGAGAGTTTTGTTGATAGTTCGTGTCTTGAGAGTTTTGTTGATTCTTTGATaaagcttgtgtctttatttattaattgagTTGTGTGATGTGTTGTTGCAGGAAAAACGTGGTGGGAGGGTTCAGCTAGAGCCCATGGTGATACCTCAGTCTGAGTTTGATTACGCTGACACAGGAGATGTTTTGATGTTGTCTATGGTAAAGCTCTTTCTCATTTCTCAAGTATAAAGTATCAGTGTTTTCATATATGTGCCTATTAGAATTTGGAGTTACTTATTAGAGTTCACAAAGGTTGTGACTTTTCATCAGCAAGGGAAAGTGAGAATAtgcaaaaataataatgatgattttctttgtttgttgcAGCCTTGGAGTTGGCTCTATCATTGGAGAAACTGGTCAATGCGAAGCTCTTAtacgttttcttcttcaaaGATGGGTTCCTAATATAACTACTAAGTTCCTCTTCAAAGATGGGTTCATGGGCGTTGTGAGGTAATCAAATTATCTCTGAGAATGCTTTTCTATCGATAAACAATTTATTGTAATATTACAATTTAttgtaataattatttttaccttatatatttttaatgtccatgttcatatttttatatttttaaggaaACCACAATTATAATTTACTTTTTTCATACACATTTTTAATGTCCATCTCCATATTCTCCATCTATGCTTATGTGTCCACGTTTTATAGTTTATGCATCTCTCATTTATATTTTCCCATCCACATATCAGTCATCCATGTTTTCAGTCTAGATATCTTACATATATCAAACACAACTTTCTATTTGCTATAGTGCCATTAACGTTCATGACTTTCCGTCCACACATTTCATGTTCATATTTGTTGTTTCTCTAACTCTGTTGTATACACTTTGGCATCCACACTTTAGCATCCATACTTATATTATACAaactgattttatatatatatttcttttcgtTCGTGCTTTTTTGTCAATCCATGTCCACATTTTTCTATcatgtataatatatatgacaTCATCTGTAGTATCCATGTCCATAcagtttttgtataaatattaaaatatataaaatatatatgaaaatggattttaaaatatagaaaaaatgcatataatttattataacagttatatttgtttttatatctataattttgagaaaaaagcAAATACAAACATAAGGTGAAatgaacagtaataaaatataaaacaatttgatatatatttttatatttcaacatTTATATCAGGATGTAAGAATATGCAAGACTGTTTAGCCAAAATGTTTTTACCAATCGAAACAACACTTATAACGTAATTCTGCTCCAACTAAAATTCACTTCAAGTTTTTTCTCACTAAGGGTATAATTGTCCAAATAATAGGTTGGTCCCACCAAAATGTGTTCCACATGTGAGAAGTGTCTCTTGTTgtaaaagaaagacaaaaagtgTCCTATTGTGTAATCAACTCATGTTCTATTACATTATCGAAATCTTATATTCTTTCGCACCAGTTTTTATGGTAATGTATAGTATCATTacggtttttgttttgtttttggtaaatttttttaaatagtagttaagtttaaaattcaaataGCTTTCGCGCCAAGTTTTATTTGTTGATGAAAACATATTTCTAAGGGTGTAATTGTCCAAATAATAGGTTGGTCCCACCAAAATGTGCTCCACATGTGGGAAGTGTCTCTTGTTATAGAAGAAAGACAAAAAGTGTCCTATTGTGTAATCAACTCATGTTCTATTACATTATCGAAATCTTATATTCTTTCGCACCAATTTTTATGGTAATGTATAGTATCATCacggtttttgttttgtttttggtaaatttttttttaaatagtagttaagtttaaaattcaaataGCTTTCGCGCCAAGTTTTATTTGTTGACGAAAACATATTTCTAAGGGTGTAATTGTCCAAATAATAGGTTGGTCCCACCAAAATGTGCTCCACATGTGGGAAGTGTCTCTTATTataaaagaaagacaaaaagtgTCCTATTGTGTAATCAACTCGTGTTCTATTACATTATCAAAATCTTATATTCTTTCGCGCCAATTTTTATGGTAATGTATAGTATCATttaggtttttgttttgtttttggtaatttttttttaaatagtagttaagtttaaaatttaaatagctTTCGCGCCAAGTTTTATTTGTTGACGAAAACATAATTCTAACTGCCGTTTTTccctgtttcaaaaaaaaaaaaaaaaaaaaaaaaactgccgTTTTTCCCAACAAAGTACTCTTTAACAAATTGTGTTGGTAAATATGGTATTTGAAAGATATGTTCGaccattaaatattttgttcttGGCTAATGAAagtttcttaatttattttattcaaaatcgtATGTTAATTTGCGTCTACAAGATGGTATAGAATAACAAGTTTAACTGTTAAATTAGTCTATTTATTAGTTTCAAATTTCATTCACTGAAATTACTTAAGATTCTTATTCATTTttctatttcaaaaaataaaataaaatctcactatattactaataaaaattgtaatggATGTCAATTAGTTAATTAAATTTGACATGTattcaatatttatattgatatatttattaattttaaacaaaatataacttttatttggtagatcttgatttttttctttaactcttatttttttgctaaaaatgcttatttttctttattattatccagtttgaaatatatataaatgtttatctTCACACATATAAATGTTTCTTTTCACATTGAAAACAAATCTCACTTACCAATTCATTTGTTGACATATGCTTATTGTTTATTATgttactttaaaataaatataaatttcctTTGGgaaaattatttctttttaattataaattttgttaaaagaaaaatatacatctttttatttaattataaactttcttaaaagaaaaatatacttctttttatttgttcttttcCTAAAAATGCATAAGCTTTTCATATTATTGAAAACAAATCTCAATTACCATACTTACATCTAATTGAGaagtaaaacaaaaatagcaaaaagaaaaaaaaaagtaatagtaaacaaatatgttttataaatatgataaatttatgatttagtCATAAAATTTTTGGGAGTGTTTTATCAGAAAACAAATCAATGTGATACTTACCTTCAATACAtgatatttttctaaatttttaccCTCAGAGACCCATTTTGTGTTTACAATTTCACTCAGAGACACATTGTGTTACAACACACTTTCTTATGCTAGGTTTACTAATATAATCCTCAGCTAAGAGACATCTTTAGTTGACTAGAAAACTCACCCAACTAACCAATCTCGTTAACCAATCCAAAACCGATTccttatttttaactttttacaaaACCATCGCTTACCTTATCTCTTCCCCTTTTTACTGTTCTTGTTAATCTTCTCCAAAACCGATGAACCCTAATTTCTTTCTCCGGCGACATCTTCTAGATCTAAAAAGCATAATCTGAAATTGGACCCAAATCTAACCTTCCCAAACCACCGTCTCTTTGATTTGCTGTTTCTCCTCACCGAATTCGGGTATGTGTTTCGCGTTATCATCGTCTCGCACTCAGTCTCTCGACCTCGAAGTTCAGGATTTTTGCGGTTCTAGCGTTTCATAGATAAACTCCAAATGGAAGGTTAGATCCCGCTTCTTAAACTTCTTGATTCCCTCTTTCCACAGATAAACTAATTGATTCCCTCTTCCCACAGATAAACAAGCCAGGTTAGAACAAGACCTGATCCAACTAAAGCAAGAACTTCTTGACATGAAGAAAGATATCAGCGAGATTGTTGAGGTTTTAGAGTGTATTAGATCTAAGGTGTAGATCTGGTTCTGAATCCATATCCCATAATCTTGTTGTAAACTTTGCTACCCATCTACtatgaaaaaatattagttattgcTTCCCCCAATCTTGTATTAAACATTGCCACCCATCTACTATGCAACACCTAACGACAAACGAGATATGATTCAACATCAACCCTTATACCACAGTCACAACATCCACACCGGCGTATCCACAAGTATTCAAAATGGTTTCACCATCTCCTTCAGACATTACTGTTTTTCATCCTGACCACAACCTCTCTAATCACAACACAACTTCtgttcatcaacaacaacaccagTGTAGCCACCAATTCAAATTTTAAGTTCGCCTTTCCCAGGAACACAACAATAAACATTACTATCAGCTTCCCACACATATGAACCTCTACCAACAAATTACCTTCACACATTAGAGTTGTTCACCATGACCACTATCCCTCTAACCACAACAAGCCTTTGTTACCACACAACCCCGCACATCTCATAATCTATTTTCAGATTTCTAGCTAtgataaccaaaataaataggaATAATACCCACCTGGTTCACAAACCTAACATCAAATTCCCTATGACCTTCACAAACCTAAATGTAGATGCTATTTTAAATACACAACCCAACCACAAACATATCATccacaaccaataaaaaatcaacCCTTAAACCACAACCACAACATCCACACCGGCGTATCCACaagtataaaaaatagtttcaccATCTCCTTCACACATAATTGTTGCTCCATCTGGCCACAACCTCTCTAGCCACAATACAACTTCGAGGTATCAACAACAACACCCGTGTAGCCACAAATACAAATCTTTAGTTCACCTTTTCCAGGAACACAACAAAAAACAATACTCTCATCTTCCCACACATAtcaacaactaccaacaaatTACCTTCACACATCATGACCACTACCTCACTAACCACAACAATCCTTTGTTACCACACAATCCCTCACATCTCATAATGTAGTCCAGATTTCTAGCTATAAAAACCAAAGTCAATAGGAATAATACCCACCTTATTCACATACCTAACATCCAATTCCCTATGACCTCCAAAATCCTATATGTGGTTGctattttaattaaacataccTACCACAAACATATCATCCACAACCAATACAACATCAAGTTACATCAACAAGGTCCCACTAACATCCCACTGGCAACACTCAGCTAAATGAAACACTATGAGATTAAGAACCATCCAAACCACAAAGCCGCACCCACAACTTCATTCATAATACAGTCACTTCAAACACCCCATTCCACTCAAAGGTCTTATGTTAAACAACGCTCCCAACCACAGCCACACATCCACCAAATCATTCATACAATGTACAAACAATTCAAATATCGGTTCAGCCCACTGAGCCAGAACACAATACAATATGCAACATACTAACCAAACCGACATGGATACCACAAACATCAGACTtacttttcaaaaacaaaaaactcttTGACCACGCGTAACCAAACCACAACTTAGAATCCATATTGCtaattcataaatcataacCAAAGCGTTCTTGCTCACACCATCTGTGGTATTAACATCTCTATTACAAAAATACCAAAACAATTACTCCTTGAGGTCACACAGGTTCAgtaccaaaaaatattatctcCACACCTCATTACAATATCCGCAAAAAGTCTTAAATTATAGAGAACTCCATCTCTATTCAAATCGGAGCAGTGCAATTAGTCCTGTTGTGTCCTTCTGAGCCATTagatattcttttaaaaaatgatccAACGGCCAGGAAAAGACCCTAAAATCCATACAACTACTTTTACTTTTGcacatttttcatttattccAACCAAAGAGTTATCTGGTTTGGTTCCTTAAATGGAACATCCTCTTCCCAATTTCGCTAGTTAACACAAGGAGGGTTTTTGTGTCCACGAAAAAGACACCTGTCCCCACAATATATCTCATATCCACAAAGTGCCTTTCAGCGTTAACGAAAGACACAAAGTGTCTCCCAGTGTAAACGTCTCATATTTTTCcttataaacaatataaaacagAATAACAGAAAATTGGATACAATATTCTCaagatctatactattatttgcgaaataATTTTTCGCATTTGATCCctcacattaaaagttagaATAGCTAATATCGTTTATACTAGGGGTGGGCATTTTACCCGATATACGAAGCCGcacccgaatccgatccgaaaaacccgaacctaaatccaaaccgaagtagcaaaatatctgaacgggtattgaattaggagagattggatatccgaatccgaacgggtaatatccaaacccgaatgaatatccgaaaataaccgaacatatgtataattaaccatatatttctagtttacatatctcattttatataaaatatttatattgatactacacatactttaagttcatatgatatacatagaattacagagaaaatgatttgctactcacttaaaatgc encodes:
- the LOC106382533 gene encoding elongation factor 2 — protein: MVKFTADELRRIMDYKHNIRNMSVIAHVDHGKSTLTDSLVAAAGIIAQEVAGDVRMTDTRADEAERGITIKSTGISLYYEMTDASLKSFTGARDGNEYLINLIDSPGHVDFSSEVTAALRITDGALVVVDCIEGVCVQTETVLRQALGERIRPVLTVNKMDRCFLELQVDGEEAYQTFQRVIENANVIMATYEDPLLGDVQVYPEKGTVAFSAGLHGWAFTLTNFAKMYASKFGVDETKMMERLWGENFFDPATRKWSGKNTGSATCKRGFVQFCYEPIKQIIATCMNDQKDKLWPMLQKLGVQMKSDEKELMGKPLMKRVMQTWLPASTALLEMMIFHLPSPHTAQRYRVENLYEGPLDDQYATAIRNCDPNGPLMLYVSKMIPASDKGRFFAFGRVFSGKVSTGMKVRIMGPNFVPGEKKDLYVKSVQRTVIWMGKRQETVEDVPCGNTVAMVGLDQFITKNATLTNEKEVDAHPIRAMKFSVSPVVRVAVQCKVASDLPKLVEGLKRLAKSDPMVVCTMEESGEHIVAGAGELHLEICLKDLQDDFMGGAEIVKSDPVVSFRETVLERSVRTVMSKSPNKHNRLYMEARPLEDGLAEAIDEGRIGPRDDPKIRSKILAEEFGWDKDLAKKIWAFGPETTGPNMVVDMCKGVQYLNEIKDSVVAGFQWASKEGPLCDENMRGICFEVCDVVLHSDAIHRGGGQVIPTARRVIYASQITAKPRLLEPVYMVEIQAPEGALGGIYSVLNQKRGHVFEEMQRPGTPLYNIKAYLPVVESFGFSSQLRAATSGQAFPQCVFDHWEMMSSDPLEAGSQASTLVTDIRKRKGMKEQMTPLSDFEDKL